The Cognatishimia activa nucleotide sequence GGTGTTGCGCGTGGTAAAAACAGCTTTGCTAACCATCTGCGCAAGCAGCTTAAGTTAGGTCCTGTCAAGCAGGCGCTGTTGATGGAATTCGGGCGACCACTACCAGAGGATATTGCACCCGCAGTTAAATCTTTGCCGATCAATTTGAAGGGCTCTCGGCCGATGGATCAAGCGATTTCCACGGCGGGTGGACTGTCATTTGAGGCATTAGACGAGACGTTGATGGTCAAATCCCAACCCGGCGTTTTCGCTGCTGGCGAGATGCTGGATTGGGAGGCCCCCACAGGGGGTTATTTGTTGACGGCCTGCCTTGCAACAGGCCTGTGGGCGGGCCAGCGTGCCGCCGAGTGGTTGGCGCGCTAAGTACGCCTAAGTTGTGCTTTCCATGCGCTCGGCCCAACGATCTCCAAGGCGTTCCAGCAATCCGCTGAACTTATATGGGGCGATTTTGTTGAACATCATACGCGCGAAAGCATTGCCTTTGGCCTTCACAAAAATCTCGATCAAAAATTCACTCTCGATTCCTTTAGTGTCGACCGACCATCGGCCTTGCACCGTGTCGAAAGGATACGGGTAGCCCTCGGCTTCAGTGTGGACGTTGAACCCGTAAATACGGCCTTCCTCATAAAGATCGCAGGTCTCAGTCCAATTCTCGCCATCCGGTCCGTAGCAGCGCCGCTGCATGCCCAGGGAATCGCCTTCGATGACTTCGACCTTCGAAATATTGTCAGCTACATCCGCATAAGCTGGATGATCGTTTATGATCTTCCACACCACGTCTTTAGGAGCTTTGACCTTGCGCCGTGTGGTCGCGACCAGAGTGCCGTCCTGCGTCGAGAATGAAACGTCGGTTATGGCAGGTTTGATGCCCTTCGCACCGCGGTATTGGCCTATTGCAAACATTGCTACGAAACCTGCCACGGCCCATAAGATTACAAGTCCTGAGATGGTGAAGTGCGTGCCATAAAACCATGTTAAAGCTGCGGTGCCTGCAATCCAGCCAAGGTCTGCCTGGACAACCTGCAACGTCCAAAACCGAGAAACTCGGTGGTTCATTGCGATGCTGGCAACGATCAGAGCAAAGCTCAAAAGGCCGATGCCAAGTAGGCGCAAGACCAGTGGCATCCAGTCTGGAGGAGCGTTTAGCATAAGCTTGGCAAATGGCCCAGCGGCGGCAATACAGGCGATGCCCGTCAGAACCGAAAAAGATGCATTGGCGAGCAGGGCTTTGCGCGCGGTGGATTGGTCAGACATGGATGTCTCCTCTTGCAGAATTGCTGCAAGAGTGGCGCATTGCAGGGAATGTTCTCAATTACCTAGCGGGTAAGCGAATTACCGATCCGTCAGCGCCGCGCGAGCATTGCAAGGCGTAGAAGCGCGCGCTCGACCAGAGCCATCGCGGGTGCGTTTTGGCCTGCACTGCGCAGTTGCAGATCGGTATCCGTCAGGATCGTCAGGGCCTGTTCCAACTTCGGTGCGCCCCAGCCAGAAGCTTGGCGAACCATACGGTCGCGTCTGGGTCCGAAGATGGGGGGGCGCATACGAGAAATGCCTTGCGAGGCTCCGCCGGGATCGGAGGCAGCCGTATAAAGAGCGCGAAAGTGACGGGTTGCGCCGATGCAAAGGCCAACGGGCTGCGTGCCTTGGGCATGCAGTTTTGACATCACCGGCCCGATTTCCTGAGCGCGACCCTCTGCGACAATGTTCAATACATCATCAAGCGCAGCTTCGGTTGAGGTTGGCGCGCAGGCGGCCACGTCATCTGAAGTTGCTGGTGATGGATCACAGTGCTTATAAAGCGCGAGTTTTTCCACCGTCTGTCGGAAGTCGCCCGGATCAAGCTCTTTTGACAGGTTGAACAGGTCTGTCATCGCCTCGCGATCGATCTCATTCAAACCTGCTTTGGCAAGTTCTGCTTCGATCTCTTCCCGGCTTGGCGGGTCGTTGTAGATGCCGACGGCATAGGCGTTGTTGTGGCCCTCGAAGGCTTTGCGGATTTTGGACGAGGCTTTGAGTTGCCCTGCTGTGACGATAATCTGAGCATCCCCGGGTGCCCAGTCTTCCAGCGCCGCCAGAATCGCAGGCGCCGCAGTGTCGGTCGCGTCTTCCACGAAAGCCACGCGTGGACCGGGGAAGAAGGACACCGATTTGATGGCATCCACCAATTGCGCGGGGTCTTTTCGTAGATCGCCACCCGGAATGCGCGTCAGGCGCATTTCTTCTTCGCCCTGCGGGCCAATGAGCGCAGCGATGACTTCTTGGCGTTTTAGCGCCACGCGCATCGCATCCGGGCCGTAGATCAATAACCCGGTTTTATCCGGATCCGGTTTGCCGAAGTAGCGGCTGGCATCGCGGGCGTTCAGCTTCATACGGGCAGGGTGTCTGCTTTGGCGATGATCTCGGTTGTGATGCGGTCCGCCAAGATGATCATCAGGCGTCGGCGCGCGTCACGGCGTGCAGCGAGTTCGGACACAGTAGAGCCTGTGGTTGAATAGCCAGTGAAACTGTCGACTTTGCCTGACAGCAAAACTTCTTTGCTGCTCAGATCGCGTAAAGCATAGGTCCCGGCACCGATCACTTCTTTACGTGTGGTGCGGTTGTCTGTCGTCAAGGCGACGCCAGCCTCGTTAATGTCCAGGGCAACCGAAAGTCCGAAGCGGGCATTGTCCGCTACTCCCAGACGATGCTCCAGCTGGCGAACCAACTCGAACTGATCTTCATTGCTGGGTTCATCCACCAGAATGGCGCTGCGCAGCCGGGTGGCTGCGCTGTCCGGTCCATAGACCGGTTCAAAGCTGCAGCCCGCCACAAGCGGCAGGCCTGCGGCCATCAATAAGAAAGAGCGGCGATTAAATGACGACATTCACAATCCGACCGGGGACAACGATCAACTTCTTTGGCTGGGCCCCATCCAGCGCTCTGACCACAGCTTCGTGGGACAGCGCCAGTTTTTCAACCTCTTCCTTCGGCATATCCTTCGGAACGCTAATTTCCGCACGGCGTTTGCCGTTGATCTGAATTGGCAGCGTGACGTTGGCTTCAACCAACATCGCTTCGTCCGCCACTGGCCACGGCGCGTCCACAATCAGACCTTCGCCACCTTGGTGCGCCCAGATGTCTTCCGCGAGGTGCGGTGTCATAGGGGACATCAATTGCGCGAGCGTCATGATCGCTTGCTTTTGTGCTGCAGCACCCGCTTTGGATTTGTTCAACGTTGCAGTGAAGCCATAGAGCTTCGCGATGGCTGCGTTAAAGCCAAAGCTTTCCACGCCCAAAGTCACATCGCGGATTGCTTTGTGCATTTCGCGCAGCAGATCTTCGTCGCCTTGGCCCTTTGCTTCTGGGTCCATCGCGCCGATCTTGTCGCACAGGTTCCAAACGCGGTTCAGGTGTTTGTGTGCAGCCTCTGCGCCGGACGCGGTCCATTCTACGTCGCGTTCTGGAGGGCTGTCAGACAGAACAAACCAACGCGCTGTATCAGCGCCGTAAGACGAGATGATCGCCAGCGGGTCCACAACGTTGTTCTTGGACTTGGACATTTTCGCGGACGGAATCACGGTGATTTTCTCACCGGTTTCCTTAACGAAAGTGCCGCCTTCGCGTTCTTCGACTTCGCTTGGGTAGTGGTAGATCGCGCGGCCGTTGTCGTCTGTGCGTTCTGCATTCTTATAGATCGCGTGAGTTACCATGCCTTGGGTAAAGAGCGCATCAAACGGCTCTTTTGATTTCTCAGGCAGATGCCCTGTGATGTTCATCGCGCGGGCGAAGAAGCGGGAATAAAGCAGGTGCAGAATCGCGTGCTCGATGCCGCCGATGTATTGGTCGACGTTCATCCAGTATTCTGCGTCGGCCATGTCGGTTGGCGTTTCCGCGCGCGGCGCTGTGAAACGTGCAAAATACCAGGAGCTATCCACGAAGGTGTCCATGGTGTCGGTTTCGCGTTTCGCTGGCTTGCCGCAGTTCGGGCAAGAGCAGTCGCGCCATGTTGGGTGGCGGTCCAATGGGTTGCCAGGTACCGAGAAGTCGATGGCTTTGCCGTCTTCATCGTAAGGCAGTTCAACCGGCAGGTTCTCTTTCTTTTCAGGCACCACGCCACAGTCATCACAATGGACAACCGGGATCGGACAGCCCCAATAACGTTGGCGGGACAGGCCCCAGTCGCGCAGGCGGAACTTAGTCACGCCTTCGCCCCAGCCGGCTTGTTCGGCGGCGTCTACGGCTGCATTCACGGCTTCTTCGCCTGTGGTCTCGCCTTCTGCGCTGAAGCCTTTGATGTAGTTCACCTTGTCGGTTTTGCCCGGCACATAGGCACCTTCAACGGCGTCGCCATTGGCCGGCTCAAAGACCGGAATGATCGGCAGGTCGTATTTGGTCGCAAATTCAAAGTCGCGATCATCATGGGCCGGGCAGGCGAAGATTGCGCCGGTGCCGTAGTCCATCAGAATGAAGTTCGCGATCCAGACCGGTAGTTCCCAATTTGGATCCAGAGGGTGTTTGACGCGAATGCCGGTGTCGTAGCCGAGCTTTTCGCCGGTCTCGATGGCTTCTTCGGTGGTGCCACCTTTGCGGCATTCCGCTACGAAAGCCGCGACCTCTGGATTGTCCTTTTCCAACTGCTTGGCGATTGGGTGATCTGGCGAGATGCCCACAAAAGACGCACCCATCAAGGTATCTGGACGAGTTGTATAGACATCGATCGGGGCTTTACCGTCTGTGCGTTCAAAGCCAAATTGCAGACCGCGAGATTTACCGATCCAGTTTTCCTGCATCAGCCGTACTTTGGCTGGCCAGTTTTCCAATGTGTCCAGAGCCGACAGCAGCTCGTCAGACATGTCAGAGATCTTAAAGAACCATTGGGTCAGCTCGCGGCGTTCCACCAAAGCACCAGAGCGCCATCCGCGGCCGTTTTCCACCTGCTCGTTCGCCAGAACAGTCATATCGACCGGGTCCCAGTTCACGACAGCGTTCTTACGATAAACGAGACCTTTCTCGAGCATGTCGAGGAACAAGGCCTGTTGCTGGCCGTAGTATTCAACATCACAAGTCGCAAACATGCGCGACCAATCAAGCGACAGGCCCAGAGGCCTCATCTGCTCAACCATCGTGTCGATGTTGGAATAAGTCCAATCCTTCGGATGACCACCAGAGGCCATGGCCGCGTTTTCCGCAGGCATGCCGAACGCGTCAAAGCCCATTGGGTGCAGTACGTTATGGCCAGTGGACATCTTATAGCGCGAGATCACGTCACCCATAGTGTAGTTGCGCACGTGGCCCATGTGCAGCTTGCCGGACGGGTAGGGGAACATCTCGAGCACGTAGTATTTCGGCTTGCTCTCATCGCGCACGGCTTTGAATGTGTCAGCCTTGTCCCAAGCTGCCTGCCACTTCGCTTCGATCTCTGCGGGGGTGTAGCGCGTCATGCGGATTTACCCTTATCTTGCTATCTATGGCCCGGAATTCAGATAGACCCGGAGCCTTGGTCGCGAAGGTGATAGGCTTCGACGGCGCTTTGGTCCAGAGCTTGTGGGAAAAAATGCAGTTTCAAGCATAATTAAGACGTGTCTATAACGGTTCAGACCCGATTTCAGGCCAATCTCAATGAACATCCTTTTCATTCATCAAAATTTTCCCGGACAATTTAAAAATCTGGCGCCCGCCTTGGCACGACAAGGACACCAATGTGTTGCGCTGACACTGCGAGTGAAAGAACCCGCCAGATGGCAGGGCGTGCAAATTCTGCCCTATGCTATTCAACGAGCGCAAGGGAGCGGTACGCATCCTTGGCTCAAGGATCTTGATACCAAAGTGATCAGGGCTGAAGCGTGTATGCTGGCTGCACAAAAACTGAAAGCGCAGGGATTTCAACCAGATGTGATTGTAGCTCATCCGGGGTGGGGTGAGCCGATGTTTCTTCGAGATGTCTGGCCATCAGCGAGGATCGGGCTTTATTATGAGTTATTCTATCAGTCGAATTCCGGTGACATTGGTTTTGATCCAGAATTCCCGAACCCGGCCGGAGCACTTGATACGCTTCGTTTAAGGCTGAAGAATCTCAACAATACGCTTCATTATCCGCTTGGAGATATGGCGATCAGCCCAACTCACTACCAAGCGAGCACTTACCCGGAAAAATTCCGAGAACGCATTTCGGTCATCCATGATGGCATCGACACCAATCAAGCTGCTCCCAATCCTGAAGCGAGATTTGAACTTACGGAAACCCAAACATTATCTCGTGATGATGAGGTTGTGACCTTTGTGAATCGCAACCTCGAACCCTACCGGGGATATCACGTGTTTATGCGGTCCCTTCCAATGTTATTAAAAGCGCGACCGAACGCTCGAATTGTGATTGTCGGGGGCGACAGCCATTCTTATGGGCCCGCAGCTCCAAAGGGGCAGACTTGGAAACAAATCTTCATAGATGAGGTGAGGAGCGAGATTTCTGACTCCGATTGGCAGCGTGTGCACTTTGTGGGGAAATTGCCATACGATCGTTTCCTTTCGCTGCTCCAAATTGCGCGGGTTCATGTCTATTTGACTTACCCGTTTGTCTTGTCTTGGTCCTTGCTTGAAACAATGAGCGTAGGTGGTGCAATTGTCGCCAGTGATACGGTACCTGTGAAAGAAGTCATCGAGCAAAACAAAACAGGACGGCTCGTTGATTTCTTCGATCGCGATGCCTTGGTTCGAAATGTGAGTGACCTTTTGGAAGATGAGGCCGCTCGAACAAGACTCGGACAGGCTGCGCGAGATCTCATACTGTCAGAATATGATTTGCAAACAGTTTGCCTTCCCAAGCAATTGGCTTGGATTGAAGAACTCGCAAAGAAAAAGCCCGGCGGGACCGAGCTTTAAATCTTCTTAGAAGCGGCCATCGCGAATGCGCAGCTGGCGTGCCCTTGCGAGAATCGCGTCTTCCACTGCGCGAACCGTGCTGTCAGATACCGCCCGGCCCCCGCGTGTCTGTAAAGCCACGTGAAGCGAGCGTGCATCCAATGCCGGATCACGTACTAGAATTGTAGCGCGATAAGAGCGCCCACCGCCCGGAGGTGTGCCAAAGCCCGTGACAATAACACCAGAGAAAGGATCTACAGATTCGACGGGGAGGAAATCCAGAACTTCCAACGAGGCCGCCCAGATATACTTGTTCACCTTAACGGTGACGTCGCTGTTGTCCTTCCTAAAGATGTCCCAAATCGTCGTTTCACGTTCTTGGACTGGAATCGCTCGGTTTGTTGGATCAGCACCAGAGCCGCCTTGGCCATAGGAATCGGCGTCACTTCCGCGCCTTAATCCGCCACAAGAGACAAGCGCACCCAGCGCAACGCCAAGAATCGTCAGTTTCACAACGGATTTGAATGTCATGGTGTCGCCCAATCTGCCCAGTTCTGTACCGTCCTAGCTAAGCAAGGTGAGCAGGGCAAGGTTTTTTGGGTATTTATAAAGGGTGCCTATAGTCTTGTGAGAACAGAGAAACTGGGCGGATTGTGGCCGAACGTGGGGGCTGAGCCGGGTAAGTGTGACAAACATGCATCAACTTTCCTGTGCAATATCATCGACCGGTTTGCCATGCTTGCAATGTGCCCCCGAAAAAAGCGAAACCCTCGTCATACCCTTTCCGGATTCTCCGGCTGGGGCTGAATTTTGAAAATCCGAGGGAAAAACTATGAAAAAAGTTCTCTTCGCTTCTACCGCGCTCGTAATGACCGCAGGTGTTGCATCCGCAGATCTCGCACTGACCGGTAGCGCAAACTTTGGTCTGGACTACGGTGTGACCACAGTTGACACAACCACAGTCAAAAACGAAATCGACTTCAACATCGTTGGTTCCGGCGAAACTGATGGCGGCCTGTCATTTGGTGCATCCATGGACATCGACGGCGCGCACGTGAACTCTGCTACTACTCAAGCAGTTTCCAACGACCCAGAAGTGTTCATCTCCTACAATGGCCTGACACTGACAGTTGGCGCAGTTGATTCCGCTGCTGACCGTGGTGGTCTGGCAGACATCGGTTTTGACGGTATCGGCATCGACGACATCGCAGAAAAAGCTGGCGGTGCAGGCCGTGGCTTTGGCGGCGACGACGTTCGTGTAGACTACGCATTCGGTGATGTTTCCGTTGCACTGTCCATGGATTCTTCCAACGATGACTGGGCTGTAGGTGCATCTGCATCCTTCGACGCCGTTTCTGTTGATGTAGGCGCAGGCGACACCGGTGGCACAGACTTCTGGCACCTGACTGTTGGTTACTCCGCAGGTGCATTTGGTGTTAAAGCGACTTACGCTGACGTAGGCGCAGGCGACTCCTATGGTCTGGAAGGTTCCTACACAACTGGCGACGTAACTGTAACTGCAGTTTACGGCGACAACGGCACAAATGATGCGTACGGCATCGGTGTTGCATACGACCTGGGTGGCGCAACTCTCGCAGGTGGTATCGGTGAAGCGGCTGGCAACACTGTTGCAGACCTGGGTATCTCCTTCTCCTTCTAATATTAGAAGCTGAAGTTACCAAATTAGGGCGGGTCCTCGGACCTGCCCTTTTCTTTTGCCTGTATTTGATGTTTTGTGCCGATCAACTGCAATCTAGGGCCCAGGCATATGTCACTTTCAGAAATTCAATCTCGCATACACAAGGCGGAAGCATCCGCTGGACGCGAAGTTGGCGGCACTCAGTTGATAGCTGTATCCAAAATGCAGCCCAACGAGCGCGTGCAATCCGTTCTGGAAGAAGGTCATCGCTTGTTTGGTGAAAACAAAGTGCAAGAAGCTGCTGGTAAGTGGCCGAAATTCCGAGAAGACTTTCCAGATACCAAAGTCCACCTTTTGGGTCCGCTGCAAACAAACAAAGCCCGACAGGCCATGCAGCTATTCGAAGCTATCCATTCCCTTGATCGCCCGAAGCTTGCAAACACGCTTGCGCGTTTGGCTCAGGAAGTTGGAAGTTGCCCCGATTTGTTTATTCAGGTGAACACCGGCGAAGAAGAGCAAAAAGCAGGTGTCTTTCCTGCGGAAGCTGATGCTTTTATTTCGGATTGCAAATCCATGGACCTGCCAATCGTCGGCCTCATGTGCATCCCTCCCGTGAATGAAGAGCCAAGCCTGCATTTCGCTCTTCTCAAAAAGATCGCAGAGAGAAACGGCCTTTCGGGACTCTCGATGGGGATGAGCGAAGACTTTGAGCGCGCGGTGGCCTTGGGCGCGACACATGTCCGAGTTGGATCAGCGATCTTCGGAGCAAGAGACTACCGCTAGTCAGACATCGCCTCAGGAACAATCACCCGCGTTCCGGGCTCAATCCGTTCAGCGATCCATCGCAGATGGTCCCGCTGAAAGGCAATGCAGCCTTCGGTCGGCCACCCAGGACGCCGCCATTGGTGAATGAAGATCGCTGAGCCCTTTCCGGCAACGGCGTTTGGCCAGTTGTAATCGGTGACCAAAATAAGATCATAGAGCGGATCAGAACGCCTAAGCACCTCATGACTTTTGTCATAGGGTCGTCTGACGTGAAGGTTATATTGCTGATCGCCACTGGCGTCAGACCAGAGATCCATATTGCCGATGGGGGTAGCCCAATCCTGAAGAGCGCGGATTCTGTCGGGTCGATAATACATCCCTACAATCTTATGTATCCCCGCTGGTGTTGCGCCATCTCCTTCACGTTTGTCTGCTTTAACGCCACCTTTTCCAATGGAGCAGGGAAGTTTTCTCCCGTGAAAACGCAGCCCTGTGGGTGTTAGGATCATGTCGCTCAAAGCAAATGTCCGGATTTGGCGGCTTTGGTCGCTAGGTAGGCTGTATTATGGGCGTTCTCGCCAACCTTCAGCTCAACCCGCTCGTCGACCTGGATGCCAGTGCTCTCCATCATATCTATCTTGCGCGGATTGTTTGTCAGAAGCCTCACGGAGGAGAAGCCGAGTTCTTTCAGGATGTTCGCCCCGATACGGAAATCTCGTTCGTCGTCTTCAAAGCCCAGGCGATGATTGGCTTCGACTGTATCAAAACCCTGATCTTGCAATGAGTAAGCGCGCATCTTGTTGGCGAGGCCAATGCCTCGACCTTCCTGGTTGAGGTAAAGCAACACGCCTTCGCCTTCTTCGCCCATCTGAGCTAAGGCAGCGTTCAGCTGTGGTCCGCAGTCGCATTTCAAAGATCCCAGAACATCGCCCGTAAAACACGCGGAATGCAGGCGCGCCAACACGGGTTTGCTGCGGCATGGTTTGCCAATCTCAATTGCGTAGTGTTCTTCCCCGCCATCTTCTGGGCGGTAGATATGCAGCCTGCCAGCTTCCGCCGCCTGCATCGGTAAGCGCGCATTTACGACAGAGTTCATGGGGCTTGAAGAGAGTAAATAAGGTTTGGCGAGATTTTCAGGAATCGTCGTCAGGCCATTCTCCAAGGCGAAATAGGCGGGATTTTCCACCGGCAACATCACCACAGACGGTAACAATTGGGCTGACTTCACCAGACTCAGGGCCAACAAATGTAATGAAGCGCTGCCTTCTCGCTGCGATTTGAAGGGGCCTTTGATGGGCATTTTCAGATCATCCGCGGGATCTGCAACGCAGCGCACCCACTCCGTGGTCGCGTTGGATGTCATGATGATCCGGGCAAGATCAACATCATAGGCCCGTGCTTTTAGAGTTTCCGCGCGACGCGCAGTCAGCACTAGAACCAGATCGTCAGATAGAGACTTGGCAGAGGCAAGTCTATGATCTTGAAGCGTTTCTGCCGCCAGGACCATATAGGATTCGGTTTCATTCAGCACCAGAATGGGGACACCCATGCGCAAATCAGCGCGTGCGCGTGCCAGACGTTGCAGAATGTCAGGAGCAAAACTCATGCGATCCCCTTGTGCGTTAGCGTGCCAGATGTAGCCTCTTTTGTAGGAATGTGAAACATTTCCACACGCAAATACACGACGGCGTGAAAATATTGCAGCATACCTTGAGAAAGCCCAACACGACGCGCAAGTGTTAGGAAACAAAACACGGAGACGCCCAATGGGACAGCTCAAGAGAATTCTACTGGTAGACGATGACGATGACCTGCGCGAGGCATTGTCAGAACAGCTAGTGATGACTGAAGATTTCGATGTTTTCGAGGCAGGCAACGGCAGCGAAGCCATGGCGCGCGCTAAAGAAGGTCTGTTTGACCTCGTGATCTTGGATGTGGGCCTACCAGACACTGATGGCAGAGAGCTTTGCCGCTTGATGCGCAAGCAAGGGGTAAAGAGCCCGATCTTGATGCTTACAGGTCATGACACTGATGCAGACACCATTCTGGGTCTTGATGCCGGTGCAAATGATTATGTCTCTAAGCCCTTCAAATTCCCTGTGCTTTTGGCCCGTATCCGTGCGCAGCTGCGTCAGCACGAGCAAAGCGAAGACGCCGTATTTACGCTTGGGCCATACACTTTCAAACCTGCGATGAAGATGCTGGTGACCGAAGAAGATCGCAAAATTCGCCTTACTGAGAAAGAGACGAATATCCTGAAATTCCTCTATCGCAGTACCGACGGTGTCGTGGCGCGCGATGTGCTGCTGCATGAAGTTTGGGGCTACAATGCCGGTGTTACAACCCACACATTGGAAACCCATATCTATCGACTACGCCAGAAAATCGAGCCTGATCCCTCCAATGCTCGGTTGCTGGTCACTGAAAGCGGCGGCTACAGATTGGTGTCGTGACAACTATTAGATGAGTTCCCCTTGCAACAGGTTACGTAAAAATTTCTGCATACGTTGACTTGGCAAGGGGCCTCGTGGCACCCATGTAGGTAACACAAGAGATCCCGTGCATATCCGGGTTATGATATGTACCTCCCTGTTGGACTGGTCCGGACATGTTCCGGACCTCTTTTTTTGAGCAGCTTCCGGATTGTTGTAGCGCTGCTGATCGGCTTTGGTTAGTTTGGCACAAAACGTGAACTTTCGGAGCGCGACATGTCTTTTACCTTAGCCAC carries:
- a CDS encoding response regulator transcription factor, encoding MGQLKRILLVDDDDDLREALSEQLVMTEDFDVFEAGNGSEAMARAKEGLFDLVILDVGLPDTDGRELCRLMRKQGVKSPILMLTGHDTDADTILGLDAGANDYVSKPFKFPVLLARIRAQLRQHEQSEDAVFTLGPYTFKPAMKMLVTEEDRKIRLTEKETNILKFLYRSTDGVVARDVLLHEVWGYNAGVTTHTLETHIYRLRQKIEPDPSNARLLVTESGGYRLVS